A part of Vigna radiata var. radiata cultivar VC1973A chromosome 11, Vradiata_ver6, whole genome shotgun sequence genomic DNA contains:
- the LOC106777775 gene encoding 3-hydroxy-3-methylglutaryl-coenzyme A reductase 2 isoform X3 — MEVRRRPNRSSRVGESLKQPDPNPNHDAHSHLTNALFFTLFFSVAYFLLHRWREKIRTSTPLHLVTLSEIAAILSLIASFVYLMAFFGITFILHPFLNSRTSPDDDLDLHITKPPAPPISPPLPLPQDNRDLVLAVVSGSVPSYSLESRLGDCRRAAEIRREAVESLTGRSLKGLPVEGFDYDSILGQCCEMPIGFVQIPVGVAGPLLLDGNEYTIPMATTEGCLVASTNRGCKAIHLSGGASSMLLRDAMTRAPVVRFASAKRASQLKFFLEDPLNFESLAVVFNKSSRFARLQDIKVAMAGKNLYIRFSCTTGDAMGMNMVSKGVQNVLNFLQSDFPDMDVLGISGNFCSDKKAAAVNWIEGRGKSVVCEALIKEEVVKKVLKTSVEALVELNMLKNLTGSAMAGALGGFNAHASNIVSAVYLATGQDPAQNVESSHCITMMEAVNDAKDLHISVTMPSIERPT, encoded by the exons TTCGCCGGCGACCCAACCGCTCCTCTCGCGTCGGCGAATCCCTGAAACAACCCGACCCTAATCCAAACCACGACGCCCACTCCCACCTCACCAACGCCCTCTTCTTCACTCTCTTCTTCTCCGTCGCCTACTTCCTCCTCCACCGATGGCGGGAGAAGATCCGTACCTCCACCCCCCTTCACCTCGTTACGCTCTCCGAGATTGCTGCAATCCTCTCCCTCATCGCCTCCTTCGTCTACCTAATGGCCTTCTTCGGCATTACCTTCATCCTCCACCCCTTCCTTAACTCCCGCACCTCCCCCGACGACGACCTCGACCTCCACATTACCAAACCCCCCGCCCCACCTATCTCCCCGCCGCTGCCGCTCCCTCAAGACAATCGTGACCTCGTCCTCGCCGTCGTCTCCGGCTCCGTCCCCTCCTACTCCCTCGAGTCCCGCCTCGGAGACTGCCGTCGCGCCGCAGAGATCCGCCGCGAGGCGGTCGAGAGCCTCACCGGGAGGTCCCTCAAGGGCCTCCCTGTCGAAGGCTTCGATTACGACTCCATTCTCGGGCAGTGCTGTGAGATGCCGATTGGGTTCGTTCAGATCCCGGTAGGCGTCGCCGGACCGCTACTTCTCGACGGGAACGAGTACACCATCCCCATGGCCACCACCGAGGGGTGCTTGGTCGCCAGCACCAATAGAGGCTGCAAGGCCATTCACCTCTCCGGCGGAGCTTCCTCCATGCTCCTCCGTGACGCCATGACCAGAGCCCCCGTGGTTCGGTTCGCCTCCGCCAAACGCGCCTCTCAGCTCAAGTTCTTCCTCGAAGATCCTCTCAATTTCGAATCCCTCGCCGTCGTTTTCAAtaa GTCAAGCAGGTTTGCGAGATTGCAGGACATAAAAGTAGCAATGGCAGGGAAGAATCTATATATTAGATTCAGTTGCACTACAGGAGATGCCATGGGGATGAACATGGTTTCGAAAGGAGTTCAGAACGTGCTTAATTTTCTTCAGAGCGACTTCCCTGACATGGACGTTCTTGGGATATCAG GGAATTTCTGTTCGGATAAGAAAGCTGCGGCAGTGAACTGGATTGAGGGGAGAGGGAAGTCGGTGGTGTGCGAGGCTCTTATTAAGGAGGAGGTGGTTAAGAAAGTGTTGAAGACCAGCGTGGAGGCTTTGGTGGAACTTAATATGTTGAAGAACCTTACTGGGTCAGCCATGGCGGGTGCTCTTGGTGGCTTCAATGCCCATGCTAGTAACATCGTTTCTGCAGTTTACTTGGCCACTGGACAGGATCCTGCTCAGAATGTAGAGAGTTCTCACTGCATAACTATGATGGAAGCTGTCAACGACGCCAAGGACCTTCACATCTCTGTCACCATGCCTTCCATTGAG AGACCTACCTGA
- the LOC106777775 gene encoding 3-hydroxy-3-methylglutaryl-coenzyme A reductase 2 isoform X2: MEVRRRPNRSSRVGESLKQPDPNPNHDAHSHLTNALFFTLFFSVAYFLLHRWREKIRTSTPLHLVTLSEIAAILSLIASFVYLMAFFGITFILHPFLNSRTSPDDDLDLHITKPPAPPISPPLPLPQDNRDLVLAVVSGSVPSYSLESRLGDCRRAAEIRREAVESLTGRSLKGLPVEGFDYDSILGQCCEMPIGFVQIPVGVAGPLLLDGNEYTIPMATTEGCLVASTNRGCKAIHLSGGASSMLLRDAMTRAPVVRFASAKRASQLKFFLEDPLNFESLAVVFNKSSRFARLQDIKVAMAGKNLYIRFSCTTGDAMGMNMVSKGVQNVLNFLQSDFPDMDVLGISGNFCSDKKAAAVNWIEGRGKSVVCEALIKEEVVKKVLKTSVEALVELNMLKNLTGSAMAGALGGFNAHASNIVSAVYLATGQDPAQNVESSHCITMMEAVNDAKDLHISVTMPSIETSKSETYLT; encoded by the exons TTCGCCGGCGACCCAACCGCTCCTCTCGCGTCGGCGAATCCCTGAAACAACCCGACCCTAATCCAAACCACGACGCCCACTCCCACCTCACCAACGCCCTCTTCTTCACTCTCTTCTTCTCCGTCGCCTACTTCCTCCTCCACCGATGGCGGGAGAAGATCCGTACCTCCACCCCCCTTCACCTCGTTACGCTCTCCGAGATTGCTGCAATCCTCTCCCTCATCGCCTCCTTCGTCTACCTAATGGCCTTCTTCGGCATTACCTTCATCCTCCACCCCTTCCTTAACTCCCGCACCTCCCCCGACGACGACCTCGACCTCCACATTACCAAACCCCCCGCCCCACCTATCTCCCCGCCGCTGCCGCTCCCTCAAGACAATCGTGACCTCGTCCTCGCCGTCGTCTCCGGCTCCGTCCCCTCCTACTCCCTCGAGTCCCGCCTCGGAGACTGCCGTCGCGCCGCAGAGATCCGCCGCGAGGCGGTCGAGAGCCTCACCGGGAGGTCCCTCAAGGGCCTCCCTGTCGAAGGCTTCGATTACGACTCCATTCTCGGGCAGTGCTGTGAGATGCCGATTGGGTTCGTTCAGATCCCGGTAGGCGTCGCCGGACCGCTACTTCTCGACGGGAACGAGTACACCATCCCCATGGCCACCACCGAGGGGTGCTTGGTCGCCAGCACCAATAGAGGCTGCAAGGCCATTCACCTCTCCGGCGGAGCTTCCTCCATGCTCCTCCGTGACGCCATGACCAGAGCCCCCGTGGTTCGGTTCGCCTCCGCCAAACGCGCCTCTCAGCTCAAGTTCTTCCTCGAAGATCCTCTCAATTTCGAATCCCTCGCCGTCGTTTTCAAtaa GTCAAGCAGGTTTGCGAGATTGCAGGACATAAAAGTAGCAATGGCAGGGAAGAATCTATATATTAGATTCAGTTGCACTACAGGAGATGCCATGGGGATGAACATGGTTTCGAAAGGAGTTCAGAACGTGCTTAATTTTCTTCAGAGCGACTTCCCTGACATGGACGTTCTTGGGATATCAG GGAATTTCTGTTCGGATAAGAAAGCTGCGGCAGTGAACTGGATTGAGGGGAGAGGGAAGTCGGTGGTGTGCGAGGCTCTTATTAAGGAGGAGGTGGTTAAGAAAGTGTTGAAGACCAGCGTGGAGGCTTTGGTGGAACTTAATATGTTGAAGAACCTTACTGGGTCAGCCATGGCGGGTGCTCTTGGTGGCTTCAATGCCCATGCTAGTAACATCGTTTCTGCAGTTTACTTGGCCACTGGACAGGATCCTGCTCAGAATGTAGAGAGTTCTCACTGCATAACTATGATGGAAGCTGTCAACGACGCCAAGGACCTTCACATCTCTGTCACCATGCCTTCCATTGAG ACCTCGAAATCAGAGACCTACCTGACATGA
- the LOC106777775 gene encoding 3-hydroxy-3-methylglutaryl-coenzyme A reductase 2 isoform X1, whose translation MEVRRRPNRSSRVGESLKQPDPNPNHDAHSHLTNALFFTLFFSVAYFLLHRWREKIRTSTPLHLVTLSEIAAILSLIASFVYLMAFFGITFILHPFLNSRTSPDDDLDLHITKPPAPPISPPLPLPQDNRDLVLAVVSGSVPSYSLESRLGDCRRAAEIRREAVESLTGRSLKGLPVEGFDYDSILGQCCEMPIGFVQIPVGVAGPLLLDGNEYTIPMATTEGCLVASTNRGCKAIHLSGGASSMLLRDAMTRAPVVRFASAKRASQLKFFLEDPLNFESLAVVFNKSSRFARLQDIKVAMAGKNLYIRFSCTTGDAMGMNMVSKGVQNVLNFLQSDFPDMDVLGISGNFCSDKKAAAVNWIEGRGKSVVCEALIKEEVVKKVLKTSVEALVELNMLKNLTGSAMAGALGGFNAHASNIVSAVYLATGQDPAQNVESSHCITMMEAVNDAKDLHISVTMPSIEVGTVGGGTQLASQSACLNLLGVKGASKESPGSNSRLLATIVAGSVLAGELSLMSAISAGHLVNSHMKYNRSCKDISQVVS comes from the exons TTCGCCGGCGACCCAACCGCTCCTCTCGCGTCGGCGAATCCCTGAAACAACCCGACCCTAATCCAAACCACGACGCCCACTCCCACCTCACCAACGCCCTCTTCTTCACTCTCTTCTTCTCCGTCGCCTACTTCCTCCTCCACCGATGGCGGGAGAAGATCCGTACCTCCACCCCCCTTCACCTCGTTACGCTCTCCGAGATTGCTGCAATCCTCTCCCTCATCGCCTCCTTCGTCTACCTAATGGCCTTCTTCGGCATTACCTTCATCCTCCACCCCTTCCTTAACTCCCGCACCTCCCCCGACGACGACCTCGACCTCCACATTACCAAACCCCCCGCCCCACCTATCTCCCCGCCGCTGCCGCTCCCTCAAGACAATCGTGACCTCGTCCTCGCCGTCGTCTCCGGCTCCGTCCCCTCCTACTCCCTCGAGTCCCGCCTCGGAGACTGCCGTCGCGCCGCAGAGATCCGCCGCGAGGCGGTCGAGAGCCTCACCGGGAGGTCCCTCAAGGGCCTCCCTGTCGAAGGCTTCGATTACGACTCCATTCTCGGGCAGTGCTGTGAGATGCCGATTGGGTTCGTTCAGATCCCGGTAGGCGTCGCCGGACCGCTACTTCTCGACGGGAACGAGTACACCATCCCCATGGCCACCACCGAGGGGTGCTTGGTCGCCAGCACCAATAGAGGCTGCAAGGCCATTCACCTCTCCGGCGGAGCTTCCTCCATGCTCCTCCGTGACGCCATGACCAGAGCCCCCGTGGTTCGGTTCGCCTCCGCCAAACGCGCCTCTCAGCTCAAGTTCTTCCTCGAAGATCCTCTCAATTTCGAATCCCTCGCCGTCGTTTTCAAtaa GTCAAGCAGGTTTGCGAGATTGCAGGACATAAAAGTAGCAATGGCAGGGAAGAATCTATATATTAGATTCAGTTGCACTACAGGAGATGCCATGGGGATGAACATGGTTTCGAAAGGAGTTCAGAACGTGCTTAATTTTCTTCAGAGCGACTTCCCTGACATGGACGTTCTTGGGATATCAG GGAATTTCTGTTCGGATAAGAAAGCTGCGGCAGTGAACTGGATTGAGGGGAGAGGGAAGTCGGTGGTGTGCGAGGCTCTTATTAAGGAGGAGGTGGTTAAGAAAGTGTTGAAGACCAGCGTGGAGGCTTTGGTGGAACTTAATATGTTGAAGAACCTTACTGGGTCAGCCATGGCGGGTGCTCTTGGTGGCTTCAATGCCCATGCTAGTAACATCGTTTCTGCAGTTTACTTGGCCACTGGACAGGATCCTGCTCAGAATGTAGAGAGTTCTCACTGCATAACTATGATGGAAGCTGTCAACGACGCCAAGGACCTTCACATCTCTGTCACCATGCCTTCCATTGAG GTGGGTACAGTTGGAGGGGGCACACAACTGGCATCTCAATCAGCTTGTCTTAATCTACTGGGGGTTAAGGGTGCGAGCAAGGAGTCCCCCGGTTCAAATTCTAGGTTACTAGCAACCATAGTAGCTGGTTCAGTCCTCGCCGGAGAACTCTCACTCATGTCTGCAATTTCAGCCGGCCACCTTGTCAATAGCCATATGAAATACAACAGGTCTTGCAAGGATATCTCTCAAGTTGTTTCTTAA